One part of the Truepera radiovictrix DSM 17093 genome encodes these proteins:
- a CDS encoding ABC transporter substrate-binding protein, whose translation MRLLTFAVVLFAGAALAQPSGTLRLYTSQPDEDAARTVEAFRERYPDVEVRLFRSGTEEVISRFLLEAESGAPQADVLLVADAPTFELLKARDLLAPYCSPEAAAIDDAFYDPDCTYFGTKVLATVIAYNPTLAEPVTSWAELTEVPAGQLIMPSPSYSGAAAYNLGVFVRTPGIGFAWYEALEENGTVLTQGNGAVARNVASGENPYGVVVDFLAIRAREEGSPVEVVYPEEGVPVITEPVGIVAGTPNREAAEAFVDFLLSQRGQEVAAEIGYQPLRRDVAAPAGFPPLGELVVLSADPAELAETRDADKERFRTLFGE comes from the coding sequence ATGCGCTTACTCACCTTTGCTGTTGTGCTCTTCGCCGGCGCCGCGCTGGCGCAACCGAGCGGCACCTTGCGGCTCTACACCTCGCAACCCGACGAGGACGCCGCGCGGACCGTCGAGGCGTTTCGGGAGCGCTACCCCGACGTCGAGGTGCGCCTCTTTCGCTCCGGTACGGAGGAGGTCATCAGCCGCTTTCTGCTCGAGGCCGAGTCCGGCGCCCCCCAAGCCGACGTGCTCCTCGTCGCCGACGCGCCGACCTTCGAGCTGCTTAAAGCGCGCGACCTGCTCGCGCCCTACTGCTCGCCGGAAGCCGCGGCGATCGACGACGCTTTTTACGACCCCGACTGCACCTACTTCGGGACCAAGGTGCTCGCGACCGTGATCGCGTATAACCCCACCCTGGCCGAGCCGGTGACGTCGTGGGCCGAGCTCACGGAGGTGCCCGCGGGCCAGCTCATCATGCCGAGCCCGTCGTACTCGGGGGCGGCAGCCTACAACCTCGGGGTCTTCGTGCGAACCCCCGGCATCGGCTTCGCGTGGTACGAGGCGCTCGAGGAGAACGGCACCGTCCTGACGCAGGGCAACGGCGCGGTCGCCCGCAACGTCGCCTCGGGGGAAAACCCCTACGGCGTGGTGGTGGACTTTCTCGCCATCCGCGCCCGCGAGGAGGGGTCGCCGGTCGAGGTCGTCTACCCGGAGGAGGGGGTGCCGGTGATCACCGAGCCCGTCGGCATCGTCGCGGGCACGCCGAACCGCGAGGCGGCGGAGGCGTTCGTCGACTTTCTCCTCTCGCAACGGGGCCAGGAGGTGGCCGCCGAGATCGGTTACCAACCGCTGCGCCGCGACGTCGCGGCGCCCGCGGGCTTCCCGCCCCTCGGTGAGCTCGTGGTCTTGAGCGCCGACCCCGCCGAACTCGCCGAGACCCGCGACGCCGACAAGGAGCGCTTTCGCACCCTTTTCGGCGAGTGA
- a CDS encoding ABC transporter substrate-binding protein, with protein sequence MKRAVLGLLAALSWTSGAAQEVAFGYVEWPEAVVKTHVVASVVEALGYETTMHSLSLPLVFRGVATGDLDVFVEVWLPSMESMITPYLEEGTVTMSARNLEGTLYRSAVPTYVYEAGVTSLADLAAHAGAFGRRYYGIEPGNDGNEIMRRAIETDTYGLSGWQLVESSEQGMLQMVERATSRGDWIVFSGWRPHWMNNAFDIAYLDDPEDIWGGEGFVATVANTRFLEENPNLARLLAQFRISLEDQGAWIDGYGRQNRDPAEVARTWLEANLQTVTRWAEGVTTAAGEPAAAALEAAFAGEGD encoded by the coding sequence ATGAAACGCGCTGTGCTGGGCCTTTTGGCGGCCCTTTCTTGGACTTCAGGAGCGGCTCAGGAGGTCGCTTTCGGTTACGTCGAGTGGCCCGAAGCGGTGGTGAAAACCCACGTGGTCGCGAGCGTCGTCGAGGCGCTGGGTTACGAGACCACCATGCATTCGCTCAGCTTGCCGCTGGTGTTCCGGGGGGTCGCGACGGGCGACCTCGACGTGTTCGTCGAGGTCTGGCTGCCGAGCATGGAGAGCATGATCACGCCGTACCTCGAGGAGGGCACGGTGACGATGAGCGCCCGCAACCTAGAGGGCACGCTCTACCGCTCGGCGGTGCCGACGTACGTCTACGAGGCCGGCGTGACCTCGCTCGCCGACCTCGCCGCGCACGCGGGCGCCTTCGGGCGGCGCTACTACGGTATCGAACCCGGCAACGACGGCAACGAGATCATGCGCCGGGCGATCGAGACGGACACCTACGGGCTCTCGGGTTGGCAGCTCGTCGAGAGCTCCGAGCAGGGCATGCTGCAGATGGTCGAGCGCGCGACCTCGCGGGGCGACTGGATCGTCTTTTCGGGGTGGCGCCCCCACTGGATGAATAACGCTTTCGACATCGCCTACCTCGACGACCCCGAGGACATCTGGGGCGGCGAGGGGTTCGTGGCGACGGTCGCCAACACCCGCTTTCTGGAGGAGAACCCGAACCTGGCGCGCCTCTTGGCGCAGTTTCGCATCTCGCTCGAGGACCAAGGCGCGTGGATCGACGGCTACGGCCGGCAAAACCGCGACCCGGCGGAGGTCGCGCGGACGTGGCTCGAAGCGAACCTTCAGACCGTGACGCGCTGGGCCGAGGGGGTCACGACGGCGGCGGGCGAACCCGCAGCGGCGGCGCTCGAGGCGGCCTTTGCGGGGGAGGGCGACTAG
- a CDS encoding ATP-binding cassette domain-containing protein, giving the protein MMAKPIVLEGVSKLYAPRPAQALRRFYSSGRLQPGEHLGVLGVSLHVEPGETFVLMGHSGSGKSTLLRLLNGLYRPTAGRVTVMGTDLGQLNRTQLVRLRRRVFCGMVFQGFALLPHRSALENVAFGLELQGVPRPVRLERAREALALVGLGERERALPAALSGGQQQRLGLARALVMDGDVLLMDEPFSALDPVTRRELQGELLRLRARVRKTIVFVTHDLSEALRLGDRIALLKEGRVQQIGRPEEIVAKPANAYVADFVAGADRQAVLRARSIMTPPEAVGGAALAGARTVAADAPLSEVARLAATGGVLSVVGDAGQPLGVITQRDVLLALAGGA; this is encoded by the coding sequence ATGATGGCTAAGCCGATCGTCTTAGAGGGGGTCTCTAAGCTCTACGCGCCGCGGCCCGCGCAGGCCCTCAGGCGTTTCTACAGCTCGGGGCGCCTGCAACCGGGGGAGCACCTCGGCGTCCTAGGCGTCTCGCTCCACGTCGAACCGGGCGAGACGTTCGTCCTGATGGGGCACTCGGGCTCCGGCAAGTCGACCTTGCTGCGCCTTTTAAACGGCCTCTACCGCCCCACCGCCGGGCGCGTGACGGTGATGGGGACCGACCTCGGGCAGCTTAACCGAACGCAGCTCGTGCGCTTGCGCCGCCGCGTGTTCTGCGGGATGGTCTTTCAGGGGTTTGCGCTGCTGCCCCACCGCAGCGCGCTCGAGAACGTCGCGTTCGGTCTCGAGCTCCAGGGGGTGCCGCGGCCGGTGCGGCTAGAGCGCGCCCGCGAGGCGCTCGCTTTGGTCGGCCTAGGAGAGCGCGAGCGGGCGCTGCCCGCCGCGCTCTCCGGCGGGCAGCAGCAGCGCCTCGGGCTCGCCCGCGCGCTCGTCATGGACGGCGACGTACTGCTCATGGACGAACCCTTTAGCGCGCTCGACCCCGTCACCCGCCGCGAACTCCAGGGCGAGCTGCTGCGGCTGCGCGCGCGCGTGCGCAAGACCATCGTCTTCGTCACCCACGACCTGAGCGAAGCGCTCCGCTTAGGCGACCGCATCGCGCTCCTCAAGGAGGGGCGGGTGCAGCAGATCGGCCGCCCCGAGGAGATCGTGGCGAAACCGGCCAACGCCTACGTCGCCGACTTCGTCGCGGGGGCCGACCGGCAGGCGGTGCTGCGCGCGCGCAGCATCATGACCCCTCCGGAGGCGGTGGGCGGCGCCGCGCTCGCCGGAGCCCGCACCGTCGCCGCCGACGCCCCCCTCTCGGAGGTCGCCCGCTTGGCCGCGACGGGCGGCGTCCTCTCGGTCGTCGGCGACGCCGGGCAGCCGCTCGGCGTGATCACGCAGCGCGACGTGCTGCTCGCGCTCGCGGGGGGCGCGTGA